From Desulfosalsimonas propionicica, the proteins below share one genomic window:
- the priA gene encoding replication restart helicase PriA, producing MPTRHKQVEVAVAMPVFGTYTYQVPPALEGLVEAGKRVLVPFGSRRITGYVLGDDSRDTADNLKPVDDVIDDDTPLFPAEMIPFFRWIADYYIHPIGEVISDALPGGINPSEYAVFSPTARGRRALEENTLDTAEKKVLARLTEKACRWAALCKNTGEDIPRSLLEKMRRQGLIEKQHQLKRQTVRTKTERCAALADTSADESGLSEPKAKIIQHLRTNGQSPVAALKKIVPTAAAHVRDLAKKEIVCIVEQEVYRDPFGDPVTPDTPPRLTAEQQRVVREAAEAVTSGFRTYLLAGVTGSGKTEVYMHIAAHALEHNRTALVLVPEIALISEIERRFRARFGARVAVLHSGLSAGERFDQWMRIARGEAPVVIGARSAVFAPLTQPGVIIVDEEHDTSYKQEGRLHYNARDMAVVRAKLANGAVVLGSATPSVQSVYNVAAGKFRELNLTRRIHRQAMPEVAVVDLRQHKGLKGARRFITPPLEEEIRATLGRNEQVLLFLNRRGFASYPVCAQCGEALKCRHCDITLTLHKKANIYKCHMCGYFRAAVSKCDTCGSASIKQLGTGTEKLEDAVATLFPEARVARMDKDTINRKGALLKILKDLREQKIDILVGTQMVAKGHDFPNITLVGIICADLSLSFPDFRAGEMTFQVLAQVAGRAGRGTAPGKVVLQTYSPDHFAIRAARIQDFMSFYNQEIKFRKALQYPPFARMTQLKISGRDKTKARQQAEDLGRLCQQIQNSGDPNLKQVQVLGPIESPVTRIAGRYRWQILLKAPEAGAVRKMLNLLRTQNPSAFPGREIHTAIDVDPFFMM from the coding sequence ATGCCGACCCGGCATAAACAGGTTGAAGTGGCCGTGGCCATGCCGGTGTTCGGCACCTACACCTACCAGGTGCCGCCGGCCCTGGAAGGCCTGGTGGAAGCCGGCAAACGCGTGCTTGTGCCCTTTGGCTCCCGTCGAATCACGGGCTATGTGCTGGGAGATGACAGCCGGGACACCGCGGATAACCTAAAGCCCGTAGACGATGTCATAGATGACGACACCCCGCTGTTTCCGGCTGAAATGATTCCGTTTTTCCGCTGGATTGCCGACTATTACATCCATCCCATCGGCGAGGTCATCTCAGACGCCCTTCCCGGGGGCATCAACCCATCGGAATACGCGGTGTTTTCGCCCACTGCCCGGGGCCGTCGGGCCCTGGAGGAAAACACCCTGGACACTGCCGAGAAAAAAGTCCTGGCCCGGCTTACTGAAAAGGCCTGCAGATGGGCGGCGCTGTGCAAAAATACCGGTGAAGACATTCCCCGCAGCCTTTTGGAAAAAATGCGCCGGCAGGGACTGATTGAAAAACAGCACCAGCTCAAGCGGCAGACCGTGCGCACCAAGACCGAGCGCTGTGCCGCCCTGGCGGATACATCTGCGGACGAATCCGGCCTGTCTGAACCCAAAGCCAAAATTATCCAACATCTGCGCACCAATGGCCAAAGCCCGGTGGCGGCCCTGAAAAAAATCGTCCCCACGGCTGCCGCACACGTGCGCGACCTGGCCAAAAAAGAAATTGTCTGCATTGTGGAACAGGAGGTCTACCGGGACCCGTTTGGCGATCCCGTGACCCCGGACACCCCGCCCCGGCTCACCGCCGAACAGCAGCGTGTGGTGCGCGAGGCCGCAGAGGCGGTCACATCCGGATTCCGCACCTATTTGCTGGCGGGAGTGACCGGATCAGGCAAAACCGAGGTCTACATGCACATTGCCGCCCATGCCCTGGAACACAATCGCACGGCCCTGGTCCTGGTGCCGGAAATCGCCCTGATCTCGGAAATCGAGCGCCGGTTCCGGGCCCGGTTCGGCGCCCGGGTGGCGGTGCTGCACTCCGGGCTGTCCGCCGGCGAGCGCTTTGACCAGTGGATGCGCATTGCCCGGGGCGAAGCCCCGGTTGTCATCGGCGCCAGATCTGCGGTATTTGCGCCCTTGACCCAACCCGGGGTCATTATCGTGGACGAAGAGCACGACACCTCGTATAAGCAGGAAGGCCGGCTGCACTACAACGCCCGGGACATGGCCGTGGTCCGCGCCAAGCTGGCAAACGGGGCTGTGGTGCTCGGATCGGCCACCCCCTCGGTGCAGTCGGTGTATAATGTGGCCGCCGGAAAATTCCGCGAACTTAACCTCACCCGGCGCATCCACCGCCAGGCCATGCCCGAGGTGGCGGTGGTGGATCTGCGGCAACACAAGGGGCTGAAGGGCGCGCGCCGGTTTATCACCCCGCCCCTGGAAGAAGAGATCCGGGCCACTCTTGGCCGAAATGAGCAGGTGCTCTTGTTTTTAAACCGCCGGGGCTTTGCCAGCTACCCGGTGTGCGCCCAGTGCGGCGAGGCCCTGAAATGCCGGCACTGCGATATCACCCTGACGCTTCACAAAAAAGCCAACATTTACAAATGCCACATGTGCGGCTATTTCCGGGCCGCTGTCTCCAAGTGCGACACCTGCGGGTCGGCTTCGATCAAGCAGCTGGGAACCGGCACGGAAAAACTTGAGGACGCGGTGGCCACGCTTTTCCCGGAAGCCCGGGTGGCGCGAATGGACAAGGACACCATCAACCGCAAAGGCGCTTTGCTCAAAATTCTCAAAGACCTGCGGGAGCAGAAAATCGACATTCTGGTGGGCACCCAGATGGTGGCCAAGGGCCATGATTTTCCCAACATCACTTTGGTGGGCATCATCTGTGCGGACCTATCCCTGTCGTTTCCGGATTTCCGGGCCGGGGAGATGACCTTCCAGGTCCTGGCCCAGGTGGCCGGCCGGGCCGGCCGGGGCACAGCCCCCGGAAAAGTGGTGCTCCAGACGTACAGTCCGGATCATTTTGCCATCAGGGCAGCCCGGATTCAGGATTTTATGTCTTTTTACAACCAGGAAATCAAATTCAGAAAAGCCCTGCAATACCCGCCCTTTGCCCGCATGACCCAGCTGAAAATCTCCGGCCGGGACAAAACCAAAGCCCGCCAGCAGGCAGAAGACCTTGGCCGCCTGTGCCAGCAGATCCAAAACAGCGGTGATCCGAACTTAAAGCAGGTCCAGGTCCTCGGCCCCATTGAGTCCCCGGTCACCCGCATCGCCGGCCGCTACCGCTGGCAGATCCTCCTAAAGGCCCCGGAAGCCGGGGCTGTCCGAAAAATGCTCAATCTTTTGCGCACCCAAAACCCTTCGGCCTTCCCGGGCCGAGAAATCCACACCGCCATTGACGTGGATCCCTTTTTCATGATGTAG
- a CDS encoding NADP-dependent malic enzyme has product MPTDKEILEYHNKPRPGKIEVVPTKPCMSQGDLCLAYTPGVGLPCVKIQKNPDLSYDYTDKANLVGVITNGTAVLGLGNIGALAGKPVMEGKAVLFKRFADLDVFDIEIKTEDPDEFIQTVRLLEPTFGGINLEDIKAPDCFYIEDTLRREMNIPVFHDDQHGTAIISGAALINACRLTGREPEDLQVVVNGAGAAAIATARMYVSLGVKKENIIFVDSRGVIYQGRKQGMNPYKEEFAAATDKRTLADAAQGADVLLGLSVEGAFTTDLLRLLNKNPIIFALANPEPEIGYYEAKAVRPDAIIATGRSDYPNQVNNVLGFPYIFRGALDVRASAINEEMKLAAIHALAKLPREDVPDSVIRAYGGTALTFGPDYIIPKPLDSRVLLKITPAVARAAVETGVARTEISDPGAYIQALEARLGPEREIMRKIITRAQQNPKRIVLPEGDHPVILRAAHHAASEGIARPILLGSHEEIKDLARQLHVPLDGIEIIDPAQSPLFDQYTGKLHMMRARKGWGPAETRHQLKNRFVFGAMMVHEGMVDGQVHGISRSYPDAIRPVLQVISRRPGVSKVSGVYLMVFRDRILMFADATVNINPSSEDLAEIALLTAEMARFFDINPRIAMLSFSNFGDTRHPDAQRVEKAVEIAMKRDPSLTIDGEMQADTALVSEILNQHYPFNRLGAPANVLIFPELASGNIAYKLMQRLGGAKAVGPLLMGISRPFNVVQRDTDMENVVNVMAITVAQAQEFERKQQKKPSVFGHADPA; this is encoded by the coding sequence ATGCCCACTGATAAAGAAATTCTTGAATATCACAACAAGCCCCGTCCCGGTAAAATCGAGGTGGTGCCCACAAAGCCCTGCATGTCCCAGGGCGATCTCTGCCTTGCTTATACACCGGGCGTGGGTCTGCCATGTGTCAAAATCCAGAAAAACCCGGATCTGTCCTATGATTACACGGACAAGGCCAACCTGGTGGGCGTGATCACAAACGGCACCGCCGTGCTGGGACTGGGCAATATCGGGGCCCTTGCCGGAAAACCGGTCATGGAGGGCAAGGCGGTATTGTTCAAGCGCTTTGCCGACCTGGACGTGTTTGACATCGAGATCAAAACCGAGGATCCGGACGAATTTATCCAAACCGTCCGGCTGCTGGAGCCCACGTTCGGGGGCATCAACCTCGAGGACATCAAGGCCCCGGACTGTTTTTACATCGAAGACACCCTGCGCCGGGAGATGAACATCCCGGTTTTCCACGACGACCAGCACGGAACCGCTATTATTTCCGGAGCTGCGCTGATCAACGCCTGCCGCCTGACCGGCCGGGAGCCCGAAGATCTGCAAGTGGTGGTCAACGGCGCGGGTGCGGCCGCCATTGCCACAGCGCGGATGTATGTATCCCTGGGCGTCAAAAAGGAAAACATTATTTTTGTGGATTCCCGGGGCGTAATTTACCAGGGCCGCAAGCAGGGCATGAATCCCTACAAGGAGGAATTTGCCGCTGCCACGGACAAGCGCACCCTGGCCGATGCGGCGCAGGGCGCCGATGTTTTGCTGGGCCTTTCGGTGGAAGGCGCCTTTACAACGGATTTGCTGCGGCTGTTAAACAAAAATCCCATCATTTTTGCCCTTGCCAACCCGGAGCCGGAAATCGGTTATTACGAGGCCAAAGCGGTACGGCCGGATGCCATTATTGCCACGGGCAGATCCGACTATCCCAACCAGGTCAACAATGTGCTGGGATTTCCCTATATTTTCCGGGGCGCCCTGGATGTGCGCGCATCGGCCATCAACGAGGAAATGAAGCTGGCCGCGATACATGCCCTGGCCAAACTGCCCCGGGAGGATGTGCCCGACTCGGTGATCCGGGCCTACGGGGGCACGGCCCTGACCTTCGGACCCGACTATATCATCCCCAAGCCCCTGGATTCCAGGGTGCTTTTGAAAATCACCCCGGCTGTGGCCCGGGCCGCTGTTGAAACCGGGGTGGCGCGCACGGAGATCAGCGATCCAGGCGCCTATATCCAGGCTTTGGAGGCCCGCCTGGGACCGGAACGCGAAATCATGCGCAAGATCATCACCCGGGCCCAGCAGAACCCCAAGCGGATCGTGCTGCCCGAAGGCGACCATCCCGTGATCTTAAGAGCCGCTCATCACGCCGCCAGCGAAGGCATCGCCCGGCCCATTCTGCTGGGCAGTCACGAGGAGATAAAGGACCTGGCCCGGCAGCTCCACGTGCCATTGGACGGCATTGAAATCATCGACCCGGCTCAAAGCCCCCTGTTTGACCAGTATACAGGCAAACTGCACATGATGCGGGCGCGCAAGGGATGGGGACCGGCTGAAACCCGCCATCAGCTGAAAAACCGGTTCGTGTTCGGGGCCATGATGGTCCATGAAGGCATGGTTGACGGTCAGGTCCACGGCATCAGCCGATCCTATCCGGACGCCATCCGGCCGGTGCTCCAGGTCATCTCCCGGCGACCCGGTGTCAGCAAGGTGTCCGGGGTTTATCTGATGGTCTTCCGGGATCGGATACTGATGTTTGCCGATGCTACGGTCAACATCAACCCTTCATCCGAAGATCTGGCCGAAATCGCACTGCTGACCGCGGAAATGGCGCGGTTTTTCGACATCAACCCCAGAATCGCCATGCTTTCGTTTTCCAACTTCGGCGACACGCGTCACCCGGATGCCCAGCGGGTGGAAAAAGCCGTGGAAATCGCCATGAAACGCGACCCTTCCCTGACCATTGACGGCGAAATGCAGGCGGATACGGCACTGGTCTCCGAAATCTTAAACCAGCACTACCCGTTCAACCGCCTGGGCGCGCCGGCCAATGTGCTGATATTCCCGGAGCTGGCATCCGGCAACATCGCCTACAAGCTCATGCAGCGGCTGGGCGGGGCCAAGGCCGTGGGCCCCCTTTTGATGGGCATCAGCAGACCGTTTAACGTGGTCCAGCGCGACACGGACATGGAAAACGTGGTCAACGTCATGGCCATTACCGTGGCCCAGGCCCAGGAATTTGAGCGCAAGCAGCAGAAAAAGCCATCGGTCTTCGGCCATGCCGACCCGGCATAA